In Musa acuminata AAA Group cultivar baxijiao chromosome BXJ2-10, Cavendish_Baxijiao_AAA, whole genome shotgun sequence, a genomic segment contains:
- the LOC135584350 gene encoding uncharacterized protein LOC135584350 yields MARRIRSYHRNLSRKFRSTPYPVPSYQRPISAERSSKKTSFTLERKDWKGATCPVCMEFPHNAVLLLCSSHDKGCRPYMCATSCRFSNCLEQFKKAYAKTTSLVGSRIHDLPAWKKCEVVELACPLCRGQVKGWTVVEPARKYLNKKRRSCMQDDCSFMGSYKELRKHMRSEHPCAKPHVVDPVLEQKWRNLEYQSERADVISTIRSSMPRAVILGDYVIDMDDSDSDTDFDDDSDSGTDFDDYNDDFFDNANGIFGRRNGRSIFTALMREAARNRRFRRSRVGNAREGSNGHLPTIVDRASRDAAFSYRLEEHDDDGSAVGITRSERQHRRRSLGRSSVHGTRLL; encoded by the coding sequence atggcaagaagaaTCAGAAGCTATCACAGAAATTTATCTCGGAAGTTTCGGTCGACTCCATATCCGGTGCCTTCATATCAACGACCTATTTCAGCAGAAAGGTCTTCAAAGAAGACATCTTTTACCTTGGAGAGGAAGGATTGGAAGGGTGCTACTTGCCCTGTGTGCATGGAATTTCCACACAATGCTGTACTCCTCCTTTGTTCATCTCATGACAAGGGCTGTCGCCCCTACATGTGTGCAACCAGCTGCCGTTTTTCTAACTGTCTTGAACAATTCAAGAAGGCATATGCTAAAACAACTTCATTGGTGGGAAGTCGGATCCATGATTTGCCTGCATGGAAGAAATGCGAGGTAGTGGAGCTAGCATGCCCTCTATGCCGAGGGCAGGTGAAAGGATGGACTGTGGTGGAACCAGCACGTAAATATCTCAACAAAAAGAGGCGAAGCTGCATGCAGGACGACTGCTCATTCATGGGTAGCTACAAAGAGCTTCGTAAGCACATGAGGTCTGAGCACCCTTGTGCAAAGCCCCATGTAGTGGATCCTGTTCTCGAACAGAAATGGAGAAATCTCGAGTACCAGAGTGAGCGGGCGGATGTGATCAGCACAATAAGATCTTCAATGCCTAGGGCAGTTATATTGGGAGATTATGTGATAGACATGGACGACAGTGACTCTGATACCGACTTTGATGACGACAGTGACTCTGGTACCGATTTCGATGACTACAATGATGATTTTTTCGATAACGCAAATGGTATCTTTGGACGGAGGAATGGTCGGAGTATCTTTACCGCACTCATGAGGGAGGCTGCCCGTAATAGGAGGTTTAGAAGAAGCCGTGTAGGTAATGCTAGAGAAGGGAGCAATGGTCATCTTCCAACCATCGTTGATCGTGCTTCGCGTGATGCAGCATTTAGTTATCGCTTGGAGGAACATGATGATGATGGGAGTGCTGTAGGCATAACCCGTTCTGAAAGGCAGCATAGGAGGAGGAGCCTGGGAAGATCATCAGTACATGGTACAAGATTGTTGTGA